The Rhizobium leguminosarum genome includes a region encoding these proteins:
- a CDS encoding glycosyltransferase family 4 protein, with amino-acid sequence MMRILMLSARYLPFAGGTETHVSEVAIRLVRKGHTVTVLTGNPDGLLPAAETRDGVEIVRLRTFPRGRDWCFAPGVFKAVAEGDWDLMHVQGYHTLLAPLGMAAASRNGLPFVVTFHSGGHSSRFRSSIRRFQHRMLAPLAARAAQLIGVSRFEADLFSHNMAIARDRFIVIPNGARLPEKSGRRPASLCNGPLIVSLGRLERYKGHHRALAAFHVLATKFPDMRLRILGEGPFEAKLRQQVAELGLGNRVEIGAIPPTDRSAMADLLSSAALVVLLSDYEAHPVAVMEALSVKAPVLTTDTSGFRELAEEGLVRSIPLNASPDFTAREMLAAMDAGPISIETRLPDWDDCTDRLLMVYRRVLSHPQAELRTGPALLGDLKHDDRC; translated from the coding sequence ATGATGCGCATTTTGATGCTCAGCGCGAGATACCTGCCTTTTGCCGGAGGAACGGAAACCCATGTAAGCGAGGTCGCAATCCGGCTCGTGCGCAAGGGGCATACGGTGACGGTCTTGACGGGCAATCCCGACGGCCTTCTTCCGGCAGCGGAAACCCGAGACGGCGTGGAGATTGTCAGGCTGAGGACGTTTCCCCGTGGGCGGGATTGGTGCTTCGCCCCCGGCGTCTTCAAGGCGGTCGCCGAAGGCGATTGGGACCTGATGCATGTTCAGGGCTACCACACCTTGCTGGCACCGCTGGGAATGGCCGCCGCATCGCGGAACGGGCTTCCTTTCGTGGTCACCTTTCACAGCGGGGGCCACTCGTCACGATTTCGGTCCTCGATCCGGCGCTTCCAACATAGAATGCTTGCGCCTCTGGCTGCCAGGGCAGCGCAACTCATTGGCGTGTCGCGATTCGAAGCGGATCTGTTCAGCCACAATATGGCAATCGCGAGAGACCGGTTCATCGTGATCCCAAATGGCGCGCGCCTTCCGGAAAAGTCCGGGCGGCGGCCGGCTTCACTTTGCAATGGGCCGCTGATTGTCTCGCTCGGCAGGCTGGAGCGCTACAAAGGTCATCATCGGGCGCTTGCTGCATTTCATGTGCTAGCAACAAAATTCCCTGATATGCGCCTTCGGATCCTGGGAGAGGGGCCTTTTGAGGCGAAGCTGCGTCAGCAGGTGGCCGAGCTCGGGCTCGGCAACCGTGTCGAGATCGGGGCAATTCCGCCGACCGACCGGTCCGCAATGGCCGATCTTTTGTCTTCGGCCGCTCTTGTCGTGCTCCTCAGCGATTATGAAGCTCACCCCGTGGCGGTTATGGAGGCGCTTTCGGTCAAGGCTCCCGTACTGACCACCGACACATCCGGCTTTCGGGAGCTGGCTGAGGAGGGCCTCGTGCGATCCATTCCGCTCAACGCTTCGCCAGACTTCACCGCGCGTGAAATGCTCGCCGCCATGGACGCGGGGCCGATCTCAATCGAGACGAGGTTGCCCGACTGGGACGATTGCACGGATCGGCTGCTGATGGTGTACAGACGCGTCCTTTCGCATCCGCAGGCCGAACTGCGAACCGGTCCGGCACTGCTTGGAGATTTGAAGCACGATGACCGTTGTTAA
- a CDS encoding DUF6492 family protein, whose amino-acid sequence MIDSRIDAFMCVHSRDIEYLLEASLRSYQQHFPDKGNLTMVTDNPAALRAFLDAKGLVPGAAVTGDNDWLSARELELPGWFRQQIVKLRAFEFCRTEHFCNLGADTLLLRPIATTDLIDRGEPVLYYSSHRLPDLHYRFEKQRLRNVAKILGVEPARSFRYVDFINDFFCFKREWLIALNDYIASKYGSKPYVELLNGLSASKDQTRFGEWTLYSVFLLDVMHLSPTMRDARGAYLTQIHSRLGLTLSRLDSKIVHLVQKSFDPNVIRQKLMKVNPGAAQIIGATAWVDAGVRPR is encoded by the coding sequence ATGATCGATAGCCGTATCGACGCTTTCATGTGCGTCCATTCGCGGGACATCGAATATTTGCTCGAAGCGTCCCTTCGCTCCTACCAGCAGCATTTCCCCGACAAGGGAAACCTGACCATGGTCACCGACAACCCGGCCGCTTTAAGAGCCTTCCTCGACGCGAAGGGTCTCGTGCCCGGCGCAGCCGTCACCGGCGACAACGACTGGCTTTCGGCACGCGAACTGGAACTTCCCGGCTGGTTTCGGCAGCAGATCGTCAAGCTGCGCGCCTTCGAATTCTGCCGCACCGAGCATTTCTGTAATCTGGGTGCGGATACGCTGCTGCTGCGGCCCATCGCGACGACCGATCTGATCGACCGGGGCGAACCGGTTCTCTATTATTCCAGCCACAGGTTGCCCGATCTGCATTACCGTTTCGAGAAGCAACGGTTGCGCAATGTTGCAAAGATCCTCGGCGTCGAGCCGGCTCGATCTTTTCGCTACGTCGATTTCATCAACGATTTCTTCTGCTTCAAGCGTGAATGGCTCATCGCGCTGAATGACTACATCGCGTCGAAATACGGCTCAAAACCCTACGTCGAGCTGCTCAACGGTCTCAGCGCGTCAAAAGACCAGACACGGTTCGGAGAATGGACACTCTATTCCGTCTTTCTGCTCGATGTGATGCACCTGTCGCCGACGATGCGCGATGCGCGCGGGGCCTATCTGACGCAGATCCATAGCCGTCTCGGCCTCACTCTGAGCCGGCTGGACAGCAAGATCGTTCATCTCGTCCAGAAATCCTTCGACCCCAACGTGATACGGCAGAAGCTCATGAAGGTGAACCCAGGCGCCGCGCAGATCATCGGCGCGACGGCATGGGTGGATGCAGGAGTTCGTCCCCGATGA
- a CDS encoding glycosyltransferase family 2 protein, with protein MDNFQHPLPGRLTTAIVICCYSDKRWDILNKAIEAAARQVPAADEIVVIVDHNPALALRLRAKRFETPLSIVENIHSPGLSGARNTGISVSCGEVILFLDDDAVADQDLLATLVRQLEDPSVLGAVSAIRPLWETDRPSWFPDEFLWTLGCTYRGLHPGAVRNLIGASMCIRRSVFDHTGGFDSGLGRTAKALPLGCEETELCIRATKALPHGRFVFEPSSGSDHAIPADRATWKYFLHRCWAEGLSKASLSLMAGSGEALASEKTYVTRTLPQGVMRGFADVLLGQPSGLLRAVALGAGLAATVAGFALGRTRAALTRPFTSVPARALEPVE; from the coding sequence ATGGATAATTTCCAGCACCCCTTACCCGGCAGGCTCACGACGGCAATCGTCATCTGCTGCTATTCCGACAAGCGCTGGGACATTCTCAATAAGGCAATCGAGGCGGCAGCGCGCCAGGTCCCGGCCGCGGACGAGATCGTTGTTATCGTCGATCACAATCCGGCACTCGCGCTGCGTCTGCGCGCCAAGCGCTTCGAAACCCCGCTCAGCATCGTCGAGAATATTCATTCGCCCGGCCTCTCCGGTGCCCGCAACACCGGGATTTCTGTCAGCTGCGGCGAGGTCATCCTGTTTCTCGACGACGACGCCGTGGCGGATCAAGATTTGCTGGCGACCTTGGTGCGGCAACTCGAGGATCCCTCGGTTCTGGGCGCCGTATCCGCCATCCGCCCCTTGTGGGAAACAGACCGTCCGTCCTGGTTTCCCGACGAATTCCTGTGGACCCTCGGCTGCACCTATCGCGGCCTTCATCCGGGGGCGGTGCGCAACCTCATCGGCGCGTCGATGTGCATCCGCCGCTCCGTCTTCGATCATACGGGCGGCTTCGATTCCGGCTTGGGCCGAACGGCCAAGGCTTTGCCGCTCGGATGCGAGGAAACCGAACTCTGCATCCGTGCAACCAAGGCCTTGCCGCATGGCCGTTTCGTCTTCGAGCCATCGAGCGGCAGCGATCACGCCATACCCGCCGATCGCGCAACGTGGAAGTATTTCCTCCACCGCTGCTGGGCCGAAGGGCTTTCAAAGGCCAGCCTCTCGTTGATGGCGGGCTCCGGCGAGGCGCTGGCGTCGGAAAAGACCTATGTGACCAGGACGCTGCCGCAAGGGGTTATGCGGGGATTCGCCGATGTGCTGCTTGGCCAGCCGAGCGGCCTTCTTCGGGCCGTCGCGCTGGGCGCCGGCCTGGCGGCCACTGTGGCCGGCTTCGCTCTCGGCCGGACCCGCGCTGCCCTTACGCGACCGTTCACCTCCGTTCCTGCTCGCGCTCTCGAACCGGTGGAATAG
- a CDS encoding glycoside hydrolase 5 family protein gives MRPIHHFRNFAVGAAAVALFWSAQVGSADAQSSPQQSFVTTKEGGFLLDGKPFRVAGVNNHYLTFGSSGEVTRVLDDATAMGANVVRTFLQPVIGSLDGRVPTIWNSKSTADSSNLGTKGIYMMSWDPITNKMVPNDGPDGLQKVDYLIAEAAKRKLKLILAFVDFWAYTGGAQQMNAWYGSSDKYTFFAADPRTRRDYKAWVGHVLSRVNTITGVRYSDDPTIFAWDLANEPDIHPKPLLHDWVSEMSAYVKSLAPKQLVTTGHGNMEQKLADMNIPSVDFGTWHGYPSYVKMSHSDFDARIREYCAIARNIGKPVILEEFGVPRSDPDQANAYETWLNTIATSDCGGWVVWRLTSTQDSGLYPEDDHDKFDIHNDGGAAWQALRAAALKFQ, from the coding sequence ATGAGGCCTATTCACCATTTCCGGAATTTCGCTGTCGGCGCTGCGGCGGTGGCGCTTTTTTGGTCTGCTCAAGTCGGATCTGCGGACGCGCAGTCATCTCCGCAGCAATCTTTCGTCACGACGAAAGAGGGGGGCTTCCTGCTGGACGGCAAGCCATTTCGCGTGGCCGGCGTCAACAACCATTATCTGACATTTGGCTCGTCAGGCGAAGTCACGCGCGTGTTGGACGATGCCACGGCAATGGGTGCCAATGTGGTGCGCACCTTCCTGCAACCGGTTATAGGGTCGCTGGACGGCCGGGTGCCGACGATCTGGAATTCAAAAAGCACGGCCGATTCCAGCAATCTGGGAACCAAGGGCATCTACATGATGAGTTGGGATCCGATAACCAACAAGATGGTTCCCAACGACGGACCTGACGGCTTGCAAAAGGTCGATTACCTCATCGCGGAAGCGGCGAAGCGCAAGCTTAAGCTGATCCTCGCATTCGTCGATTTCTGGGCCTATACGGGCGGTGCCCAGCAGATGAATGCCTGGTACGGGAGTTCGGACAAATACACCTTTTTTGCCGCTGATCCGCGAACCCGACGCGATTACAAGGCATGGGTCGGGCATGTTCTGTCGCGCGTCAACACGATTACTGGTGTGCGCTATTCCGATGACCCCACCATATTTGCCTGGGATCTGGCCAATGAACCTGACATCCATCCCAAACCGCTCCTTCATGACTGGGTGTCGGAAATGTCAGCCTATGTCAAATCCCTGGCACCGAAACAGCTCGTCACGACGGGCCATGGGAACATGGAACAGAAGCTGGCGGATATGAACATTCCGAGCGTCGATTTCGGCACGTGGCATGGCTACCCATCCTACGTCAAAATGAGCCATTCCGATTTTGACGCCCGCATTCGCGAATACTGCGCGATCGCACGAAATATCGGAAAACCGGTGATCCTGGAGGAATTTGGAGTTCCCCGATCCGATCCCGATCAGGCAAATGCCTATGAAACTTGGCTGAACACGATCGCCACGTCGGATTGCGGAGGCTGGGTGGTCTGGCGGCTCACCAGCACGCAGGACTCGGGCCTCTATCCTGAGGACGACCACGACAAATTCGATATCCATAACGATGGAGGCGCTGCTTGGCAGGCTCTGCGCGCCGCCGCCCTCAAGTTTCAATAA